A single window of Penaeus vannamei isolate JL-2024 chromosome 24, ASM4276789v1, whole genome shotgun sequence DNA harbors:
- the LOC138866091 gene encoding protein piccolo-like, protein MQHFPSRNIADPSRCTTREGALDVGVGRECRRAPLKPSPGEGAQKSAKNATRRSGNKRIVTYGLPDLKHCEGKKSTRRFLAQLNPRRSAPRPPAHRRRPSGGSDARGLGASPGAGGPTEARQAAQGPTEARQVAQGPTEARQVAQGPTEARQAAQGPTEARQVAQGPTEARQAAQGPTEARQAAQGPTEARRLGRVCGATR, encoded by the exons ATGCAGCATTTCCCTTCTCGCAATATTGCTGACCCGTCGCGCTGTACGACACGCGAGGGCGCTCTGGACGTCGGCGTGGGACGCGAGTGCCGAAGAGCGCCGCTGAAGCCAAGTCCTGGAGAAGGAGCTCAAA AGTCTGCCAAGAATGCGACAAGACGGAGTGGAAACAAGAGAATCGTGACTTATGGCCTTCCCGACCTGAAACACTGCGAGGGAAAGAAGTCTACGAGGAGAttcct GGCGCAGCTGAACCCCCGACGCTCGgctcctcgcccgcccgcccacaggCGCCGCCCGTCAGGAGGTTCGG ACGCTCGGGGCCTCGGAGCCTCGCCAGGCGCGGGGGGCCCGACGGAGGCTCGCCAGGCCGCCCAGGGCCCGACGGAGGCTCGCCAGGTCGCCCAGGGCCCGACGGAGGCTCGCCAGGTCGCCCAGGGCCCGACGGAGGCTCGCCAGGCCGCCCAGGGCCCGACGGAGGCTCGCCAGGTCGCCCAGGGCCCGACGGAGGCTCGCCAGGCCGCCCAGGGCCCGACGGAGGCTCGCCAGGCCGCCCAGGGCCCGACGGAGGCTCGTCGTCTTGGCAGGGTGTGTGGCGCGACGCGATAA